In a genomic window of Pedobacter sp. KBS0701:
- a CDS encoding methyltransferase domain-containing protein, with product MPVDTTFRSTAPEIMDDFAMEGEILRDALDKIASINQLLGGNKVTLNGVKTLINNKPFDQVIRITDIGCGNGDMLRTLADYAKNQGLHFILKGIDANKFTINHAQSLSANYPNITYACSDIFEDLNKDEPCDIMLCTLTLHHFKDEEIINLLNNFKRSATMGIVINDLQRSAVAYYLFKALCYVFRLNNMSREDGLVSILRGFKRADLIKYSKQLNLKLSSIKWKWAFRYQWIIKTT from the coding sequence ATGCCAGTAGATACCACATTTAGAAGCACAGCACCAGAGATTATGGATGATTTCGCTATGGAAGGTGAAATATTACGCGATGCACTTGACAAAATAGCCAGTATTAACCAACTCCTTGGTGGTAATAAAGTTACGCTAAATGGGGTTAAAACCTTAATTAACAACAAACCATTTGATCAGGTTATACGTATTACCGATATAGGCTGTGGAAATGGAGATATGTTACGCACTTTGGCCGATTATGCAAAAAACCAAGGTTTACATTTTATTTTAAAAGGGATAGATGCCAATAAATTCACCATAAATCACGCACAAAGTTTGTCTGCAAACTACCCGAACATCACATATGCCTGCAGCGACATTTTTGAGGATTTAAATAAAGATGAACCCTGCGACATTATGCTCTGTACGTTAACGCTACATCATTTTAAAGATGAAGAAATTATTAATCTGCTAAACAATTTTAAAAGATCGGCAACAATGGGTATTGTGATAAATGACCTGCAAAGAAGTGCAGTAGCATATTACCTTTTTAAAGCTTTGTGTTATGTTTTCCGTTTAAATAATATGTCGAGAGAGGACGGTTTAGTCTCCATTCTACGTGGATTTAAAAGAGCAGATTTAATTAAATACAGCAAACAATTAAACTTAAAATTGAGTTCCATAAAATGGAAATGGGCTTTCCGCTACCAATGGATAATTAAAACAACATGA
- a CDS encoding type III polyketide synthase has product MSVTVKAVSKALPEFWRSTAEILPFLDIWLKGQDDRFIRKVKKIFESAAVDKRYSIMSPEEVFSDLSFEERNNIYVREGIKLGAECLKTALEKASWQAQDLDYIITVSCTGIMIPSLDAYLINLLKLRQDIVRLPVTEMGCAAGVSGMIYAKNFLKANPGKRAAVIAVESPTATFQLNDFSMANIVSAAIFGDGAACVLLSSNDDDSGPEILAEEMYHFYDAEEMMGFKLTNTGLQMILDVAVPETIANHFPNIIHPFLVKNGFEINDIEHLIFHPGGKKIIQIVEELFGQLGKNINETKEVLRLYGNMSSATVLYVLERIMDKKPMPGEKGLMLSFGPGFSAQRILLQW; this is encoded by the coding sequence ATGAGCGTAACCGTAAAAGCAGTAAGTAAAGCATTGCCCGAATTTTGGCGGTCAACCGCGGAGATTTTACCATTTCTGGATATTTGGCTAAAAGGTCAGGATGATCGCTTCATCAGAAAGGTAAAAAAGATTTTTGAAAGCGCAGCAGTAGATAAAAGGTACTCGATCATGTCGCCCGAAGAGGTTTTTAGCGATTTAAGTTTTGAAGAGCGAAACAACATTTACGTAAGAGAAGGGATAAAGCTGGGTGCTGAATGTTTAAAAACTGCACTCGAAAAAGCCAGTTGGCAGGCACAGGATTTAGACTATATCATTACGGTAAGCTGCACCGGAATCATGATTCCTTCTTTAGATGCTTATCTGATCAATCTGCTCAAACTGCGTCAGGACATTGTTCGCTTACCCGTAACTGAAATGGGTTGTGCAGCAGGTGTATCAGGTATGATTTACGCCAAGAATTTTCTGAAAGCTAATCCAGGCAAACGTGCAGCAGTTATTGCAGTAGAATCGCCAACGGCAACCTTTCAATTAAATGATTTTTCGATGGCCAACATTGTAAGTGCCGCAATATTTGGCGATGGTGCCGCCTGTGTACTGTTAAGTTCGAATGATGATGATAGCGGACCAGAGATTTTGGCTGAAGAAATGTACCATTTTTATGATGCTGAAGAGATGATGGGATTTAAACTCACCAATACCGGACTGCAAATGATACTGGATGTAGCCGTTCCTGAAACCATTGCCAATCATTTCCCCAATATCATCCATCCATTTTTGGTGAAAAACGGATTCGAAATTAATGATATAGAACATTTGATCTTTCATCCGGGCGGCAAAAAGATTATCCAGATTGTGGAAGAGTTATTCGGACAGCTTGGCAAAAATATAAACGAAACAAAAGAGGTATTAAGGCTTTATGGAAACATGAGTAGTGCAACAGTGTTGTATGTTTTGGAACGGATTATGGATAAAAAGCCAATGCCCGGAGAAAAAGGGCTGATGTTAAGCTTCGGACCGGGATTTTCAGCACAACGCATACTTCTACAATGGTAA
- a CDS encoding 3-hydroxyacyl-ACP dehydratase FabZ family protein: MNPQEILDKLPYGKSFLFVDELLHVDENGAKGTYTYAKDLPFYEGHFKNRPLTPAVILTETMAQIGLVCLGIYLLKSIETDQNIAIAMTSSAIDFLKPVAPGEKVTVTSEKVYFRFNKLSCKVKMENVAGEMVCKGNISGMLISKENE, from the coding sequence ATGAATCCACAAGAAATATTAGATAAACTGCCTTATGGTAAATCTTTTCTTTTTGTTGATGAGTTATTACATGTTGATGAAAATGGAGCAAAAGGCACTTATACTTATGCTAAAGATCTACCTTTTTATGAAGGTCATTTTAAAAACCGTCCCCTTACCCCCGCAGTAATCCTTACCGAAACCATGGCACAGATTGGTTTGGTTTGTTTGGGCATCTACCTGTTAAAAAGCATTGAAACTGATCAAAACATAGCCATTGCCATGACCTCAAGCGCGATCGATTTTTTAAAACCGGTTGCACCTGGTGAAAAAGTTACGGTAACGAGCGAGAAAGTATATTTCAGGTTCAATAAACTGAGTTGCAAGGTAAAAATGGAAAATGTAGCAGGCGAGATGGTTTGCAAAGGAAATATTTCCGGCATGTTAATTTCGAAAGAAAATGAATAA
- a CDS encoding 4'-phosphopantetheinyl transferase superfamily protein has protein sequence MLGNDIVDLDLAKIQSNWRRKNYLDKIFTAEEQLLITSAKNPDEMVWLLWSMKESAYKIHNRKTGIRNFAPKSLYCTIYPTADQVNGTVGIDKDTYFTKSNIQSKYIHTIATPAYNKLEEIKIAIYELPNHPYDYKRTEPGSASHHGQYLALVY, from the coding sequence ATGCTGGGTAACGACATCGTTGATTTGGATCTGGCTAAAATCCAGAGTAACTGGAGGCGCAAAAATTACCTCGATAAAATTTTCACAGCAGAAGAACAGTTATTGATTACATCAGCCAAAAATCCTGATGAAATGGTATGGCTGTTATGGAGCATGAAAGAATCGGCTTACAAAATTCATAACCGAAAAACAGGCATCCGGAATTTCGCTCCCAAAAGCTTATACTGTACGATTTATCCAACCGCAGATCAGGTAAACGGCACAGTAGGTATTGATAAAGACACTTACTTTACTAAAAGTAACATACAATCAAAATATATACATACCATTGCTACGCCTGCTTACAATAAGTTAGAAGAAATTAAAATAGCCATTTACGAGTTACCAAATCATCCGTATGATTATAAACGCACTGAACCGGGCAGTGCGAGTCATCATGGGCAGTATTTGGCTTTGGTGTATTAA
- a CDS encoding acyl carrier protein: MNKEEIIETLKTIIEPYSEESTALAQIDENTDFINDLKINSANLVDIVLDIEEKFNIEIDNDSMAKMLTVKATTEIIAQKLEAHAG; this comes from the coding sequence ATGAATAAAGAAGAAATCATCGAAACCTTAAAAACAATTATCGAACCTTACAGCGAAGAGTCAACAGCCTTGGCTCAGATTGACGAAAACACCGATTTTATTAATGATTTGAAAATAAATTCGGCTAACCTGGTTGATATTGTCCTGGATATTGAAGAGAAATTCAACATCGAAATAGACAATGATTCGATGGCTAAAATGCTTACAGTAAAAGCTACAACCGAAATTATAGCTCAAAAACTGGAAGCGCATGCTGGGTAA
- a CDS encoding beta-ketoacyl synthase, translated as MNNRVVITGLGVCAPNGTTLAEFSDAIKKGLSGICHQPDLEALNFSCQIAGKPSLSEERINQYFTPLELRNLNSTGIIYGVIAGLDAWKDAGLTIENNDEPDWDSGTIFGTGTSGIDKFRWAINKIDALEIKKLGSSVVIQTMASGVSAFISGKLGLGNQVSTNSSACATGVESILLAYERIKTGQAKRMLAGSTSDSGPYIWGGFDAMKVCTYKHNDAPEKGSRPMSSTASGFVPGSGAGALVLESLESAMARKARIYGEVLGGHINSGGQRGLGTMTAPNPIAVQHCIKAALQNAGIEAYEIDVINGHLTATNKDALEIENWKVALQLPADDFPYINSLKSMIGHCIAASGSIECVASVLELTEGFIFPNINCEDLNPEIKALIDEKCIPQALIHQPFNILAKASFGFGDINACIIFKKYTHE; from the coding sequence ATGAATAACAGAGTTGTAATTACAGGCTTAGGCGTATGCGCACCCAATGGCACTACCCTGGCTGAATTTTCAGATGCCATAAAGAAAGGACTCTCCGGGATCTGTCATCAGCCAGATTTGGAAGCCTTAAATTTCTCTTGCCAGATAGCAGGCAAACCATCACTTAGCGAAGAGCGAATCAACCAATATTTTACACCGCTCGAATTACGAAACCTAAACAGCACAGGCATTATATATGGTGTTATTGCAGGTTTAGATGCCTGGAAGGATGCAGGCCTAACCATCGAAAATAATGACGAACCCGACTGGGATAGTGGCACCATTTTCGGAACCGGTACTTCTGGTATAGATAAATTTAGATGGGCAATTAATAAGATAGATGCGCTTGAAATTAAAAAACTAGGCAGTTCAGTCGTGATACAAACCATGGCCAGCGGCGTAAGCGCTTTTATCAGCGGGAAACTTGGCTTAGGAAACCAGGTAAGCACTAATTCATCTGCCTGCGCAACAGGAGTCGAAAGTATATTGCTGGCCTACGAAAGAATTAAAACCGGTCAGGCTAAAAGAATGTTAGCAGGAAGTACCAGCGACAGCGGGCCTTATATTTGGGGTGGTTTTGATGCCATGAAAGTTTGTACTTATAAGCATAATGATGCCCCTGAAAAAGGTAGCCGCCCAATGAGTTCAACAGCAAGTGGCTTTGTACCTGGAAGCGGAGCCGGTGCTTTGGTATTAGAATCGCTAGAAAGTGCAATGGCTAGAAAAGCCAGAATTTATGGCGAAGTGCTCGGTGGGCATATCAATTCTGGTGGTCAGCGGGGATTAGGCACCATGACAGCCCCTAACCCTATTGCAGTTCAGCATTGCATAAAGGCTGCTTTGCAAAATGCGGGTATAGAAGCATACGAAATAGATGTAATTAATGGTCACCTTACCGCGACTAATAAAGATGCGCTGGAAATAGAAAACTGGAAAGTAGCCCTACAATTACCCGCTGATGATTTTCCATATATCAATTCTTTGAAAAGTATGATTGGTCATTGTATTGCAGCATCAGGGAGTATAGAATGTGTTGCTTCGGTACTTGAGCTTACAGAGGGTTTTATATTTCCCAATATTAATTGCGAAGATTTAAACCCTGAGATTAAAGCCTTAATTGATGAGAAATGCATTCCGCAAGCCTTAATTCATCAACCATTTAATATCTTAGCCAAAGCAAGTTTTGGTTTTGGCGATATTAATGCCTGCATTATTTTTAAAAAGTATACCCATGAATAA